The following are encoded together in the Halobaculum limi genome:
- a CDS encoding ACT domain-containing protein, producing MNPHEYLDGGTVRVASPTYAVCRVDQAPASCFAVVRDETETTAVVDQADGVPDGATDVVRDWKRLTFEMELPFELVGFLAVVASELADAGVSIYALSSYSTDHVLVAETDLDAATGRLETLGCTVA from the coding sequence GTGAACCCACACGAGTATCTCGACGGCGGGACCGTTCGGGTCGCCTCGCCGACGTACGCCGTCTGTCGGGTGGACCAGGCTCCGGCGTCCTGCTTCGCGGTCGTCCGAGACGAGACGGAGACGACCGCAGTCGTCGACCAGGCCGACGGCGTTCCCGACGGTGCCACGGACGTCGTTCGCGACTGGAAGCGACTCACCTTCGAGATGGAGTTGCCGTTCGAGTTGGTCGGCTTCCTCGCAGTCGTCGCGAGCGAACTCGCGGACGCCGGCGTGTCGATATACGCGCTGTCGTCGTACTCGACCGACCACGTGCTGGTAGCGGAGACGGACCTCGACGCGGCGACCGGGCGACTGGAGACGCTGGGTTGTACGGTCGCGTGA
- the coxB gene encoding cytochrome c oxidase subunit II yields the protein MRRYRGLRGAIAVVGLTVAGAVVLAALSATPAAAQSVNRNAIDDLNEQLLYVALPLVLFVEITLLYAVYRFRDNDDPRPTTKDSPLEITWTVATGVILLFVGISAYFVLANPYITPAAADTPTAELEGDPVEIDVVAYQWGWEFRYPEANATNRETVVIPRGRDVVFSLRTRDVIHSFYVPDLGLKQDVIPGQETRIRTRATQVGRYRVYCAELCGVGHARMRGSVAVVSPAAYDQWLQTGDLPANATATAESTPGA from the coding sequence ATGCGACGATACCGGGGTCTCCGAGGGGCGATCGCCGTCGTTGGGCTCACGGTCGCGGGGGCCGTCGTGCTTGCGGCGCTGTCGGCCACGCCCGCCGCCGCGCAGTCGGTCAACCGGAACGCCATCGACGACCTGAACGAGCAGTTGCTGTACGTGGCGCTCCCGCTCGTGTTGTTCGTCGAGATTACTCTACTGTACGCCGTCTACCGCTTCCGCGACAACGACGACCCGCGTCCGACGACGAAGGACTCCCCGCTCGAGATCACGTGGACTGTTGCGACCGGCGTGATCCTCTTGTTCGTCGGGATCTCCGCGTACTTCGTGCTCGCGAACCCCTACATCACGCCCGCGGCAGCGGACACGCCGACGGCAGAACTAGAGGGTGACCCCGTCGAGATCGACGTCGTCGCCTACCAGTGGGGGTGGGAGTTCCGCTATCCCGAGGCGAACGCGACGAACCGGGAAACGGTGGTGATCCCACGCGGCAGAGACGTCGTGTTCTCGTTACGCACGCGCGACGTCATCCACTCGTTTTACGTCCCCGACCTCGGTCTGAAGCAGGACGTGATCCCCGGGCAAGAGACACGGATCCGGACCCGCGCGACACAGGTCGGCCGGTACCGGGTGTACTGCGCGGAACTGTGTGGCGTCGGACACGCCCGGATGCGTGGGAGCGTGGCCGTCGTCTCGCCGGCGGCGTACGACCAGTGGCTCCAGACGGGCGACCTCCCGGCGAACGCAACAGCCACGGCCGAATCGACCCCCGGGGCGTGA
- a CDS encoding DUF6789 family protein, which translates to MNRAVVEVAALATLFAGCAGLWWRASRDRLTGDGGYVERDALIDEFARLRREALRWLTTTDHREIGLLYIAFGTVAGLWGGVDAMMLRTELLTPAADIWTPETYNALFTTHGLTMLIFFVLPVFFGVGNYILPLLIGADDMAFPRVNAIGFWLLPPALLLARAGLFFQVAGQALTLVVPEGSIPFILTVREVAVGWTLYAPLSVQSPNPQVDLLLVGLHLSGVATTVGAINFIATVTFERGEGVTWATLDIFSWNMLVTSGIALFAFPLLGSAVVMLLLDRNFATTFFAVEGGGPILWQHLFWFWGHPEVYILFLPATGLMSLILPKFVGRSLFGFRAVVYSTLGLSVLSFGVWAHHMFATGIDPRLKASFMAVSIAIAVPSAIKVFNWLTTLWDGNVRLTAPMILCIGGIGTFIVGGVTGVFLAVIPVDVLYHGTYYVVGHFHLIVVGIIPFLMIAASYYWYPLITGRWYDRRLARFQAVLMIVGGTVTFMLLLVIGALGLPRRQAIYPAEYQLAQQVATVGAYVVGLAALLWLYNMLVSYWRGDRVQTTDPWNLKSTNQFTREWRWFEDRLVERYDLDRADPDEVRPAFDPSPDTGSALAGGAVGSTWRTVAENASIAAVGGVVGTVLMAGGLGTAALVGVFDPAALTEIAELVGLPERPIVGALLFLVGGTVTWPLLFLAFSEYLPGRLLFETGLVFATIISSGFIIAFYTGQSGIAFLGYLGFVLVAHWAYGIGLTVTFRYLQAKRRDRRERGEAGA; encoded by the coding sequence ATGAACCGCGCGGTCGTCGAGGTCGCCGCACTGGCGACGCTGTTTGCGGGATGTGCCGGGCTGTGGTGGCGGGCCAGCCGTGACCGACTGACCGGCGACGGGGGGTACGTCGAGCGCGACGCGCTGATCGACGAGTTCGCGCGGCTTCGCCGCGAGGCGCTGCGGTGGCTCACGACGACCGATCATCGCGAGATCGGCCTGCTGTACATCGCATTCGGCACGGTCGCGGGACTGTGGGGTGGCGTCGACGCGATGATGCTGCGGACGGAGTTGCTGACGCCTGCAGCCGACATCTGGACGCCCGAGACGTACAACGCCCTGTTCACGACGCACGGGCTGACGATGCTCATCTTCTTCGTGTTGCCCGTGTTCTTCGGCGTCGGCAACTACATCCTCCCGCTGTTGATCGGGGCCGACGACATGGCGTTCCCCCGAGTGAACGCGATCGGGTTCTGGCTGCTCCCGCCGGCGCTCCTGCTCGCGCGGGCAGGGCTGTTCTTCCAGGTGGCCGGGCAGGCGCTGACGCTGGTGGTGCCCGAGGGGTCGATCCCGTTCATCCTCACCGTCCGGGAGGTGGCCGTCGGGTGGACGCTGTACGCACCGCTGTCGGTCCAGTCGCCGAACCCGCAGGTCGACCTCCTGCTGGTCGGCCTCCACCTCAGCGGGGTCGCCACGACCGTCGGCGCGATCAACTTCATCGCGACGGTCACCTTCGAGCGCGGCGAGGGGGTCACGTGGGCGACGCTCGACATCTTCTCGTGGAACATGCTCGTCACCAGCGGCATCGCGCTGTTCGCGTTCCCGCTTTTGGGCTCGGCGGTCGTGATGCTCCTGTTGGATCGGAACTTCGCGACGACGTTCTTCGCGGTCGAGGGCGGCGGCCCCATCCTCTGGCAACACCTGTTCTGGTTCTGGGGTCACCCCGAGGTGTACATCCTCTTTCTCCCGGCGACGGGGCTGATGAGCCTCATCCTCCCGAAGTTCGTCGGGCGATCGCTGTTCGGCTTTCGCGCGGTCGTCTACTCGACGCTGGGGCTGTCGGTGCTGTCGTTCGGAGTGTGGGCCCACCACATGTTCGCGACGGGCATCGACCCGCGGCTGAAGGCGTCGTTCATGGCGGTGTCCATCGCCATCGCGGTTCCCAGCGCGATCAAGGTGTTCAACTGGCTTACGACGCTGTGGGACGGGAACGTCAGGCTGACCGCGCCGATGATCCTCTGTATCGGCGGCATCGGGACGTTCATTGTCGGCGGCGTCACCGGCGTCTTTCTCGCGGTCATCCCCGTCGACGTGCTCTATCACGGCACCTACTACGTCGTCGGCCACTTCCACCTCATCGTCGTCGGCATCATTCCGTTCCTGATGATCGCCGCGAGCTACTACTGGTACCCCCTCATCACCGGCCGGTGGTACGACCGCCGCCTCGCCCGGTTCCAAGCCGTCCTCATGATCGTCGGCGGGACCGTGACGTTCATGCTGTTGCTCGTCATCGGCGCACTCGGCCTCCCGCGCCGGCAGGCGATCTACCCCGCGGAGTACCAACTCGCCCAACAAGTCGCGACCGTCGGAGCGTACGTCGTCGGCCTCGCGGCGCTGTTGTGGCTGTACAATATGCTCGTCTCGTACTGGCGGGGCGACCGCGTGCAGACGACCGACCCGTGGAACCTCAAGTCGACGAACCAGTTTACACGCGAGTGGAGGTGGTTCGAGGACCGACTCGTCGAGCGATACGATCTCGACCGCGCCGACCCCGACGAGGTGCGTCCGGCGTTCGACCCCAGCCCCGACACCGGGAGCGCGCTGGCGGGCGGCGCTGTCGGGTCGACGTGGCGGACCGTCGCCGAGAACGCCTCGATCGCCGCCGTCGGCGGCGTCGTCGGGACGGTGCTGATGGCTGGGGGCCTCGGTACCGCCGCGCTCGTCGGGGTGTTCGATCCAGCGGCGCTGACGGAGATCGCCGAACTCGTCGGCCTGCCCGAACGACCGATCGTCGGGGCGTTGCTGTTCCTCGTCGGCGGCACGGTCACCTGGCCGCTGTTGTTCCTCGCGTTCTCCGAGTACCTGCCGGGGCGACTCCTGTTCGAGACGGGACTGGTGTTCGCGACGATCATCTCCTCGGGATTCATAATCGCGTTTTACACCGGTCAGTCGGGGATCGCGTTCTTGGGGTACCTCGGGTTCGTCCTCGTGGCCCACTGGGCGTACGGTATCGGCCTGACGGTGACGTTCCGCTATCTTCAGGCGAAACGCCGTGACCGCCGCGAGCGCGGGGAGGCGGGGGCGTGA
- a CDS encoding cytochrome c oxidase subunit 3 produces MDATDATGGDHSLGGHTSRWPIVAAAGAAALYVGAGLAMAAGEMLPRTPPLVVAAVGAVVLVGGLAGWAREAFFPDSSGVTPAASDDRERLYVGGMWLFLLSDLATFAAGFVYYAFIRSGTWPPSDLPPLLGSLVLVNTLLLVTSSGTIHLAHGALEGGDRRRFVGLLGATVALGVAFLIGQAFEYYEFITAESFTLSDGVFASAFYGLTGLHGLHVALGVVMLAVLFSRALRGGYVDGGDTSVRTVSLYWHFVDGVWLFLVAVLYVGAVVG; encoded by the coding sequence ATGGATGCGACCGACGCGACGGGCGGGGACCACAGCCTCGGGGGACACACGAGTCGCTGGCCGATCGTCGCCGCGGCGGGGGCGGCGGCGCTGTACGTCGGCGCGGGACTGGCGATGGCCGCGGGCGAGATGCTCCCGCGGACGCCACCGCTCGTCGTCGCGGCCGTCGGTGCGGTCGTCCTCGTAGGGGGATTGGCCGGGTGGGCGCGTGAGGCGTTCTTCCCCGACAGTTCCGGGGTGACGCCCGCCGCGTCGGACGACAGGGAGCGACTGTACGTCGGGGGGATGTGGCTGTTCCTCCTGTCGGACCTCGCGACGTTCGCGGCAGGATTCGTCTACTACGCGTTCATCCGGTCGGGGACGTGGCCGCCCTCGGACCTCCCCCCACTGCTGGGATCGCTCGTGCTCGTGAACACGCTGTTGTTGGTCACCAGTAGCGGCACCATCCACCTCGCCCACGGAGCGCTGGAGGGGGGTGACCGCCGGCGGTTCGTCGGCCTCCTCGGGGCAACCGTCGCCCTCGGCGTGGCGTTCCTCATCGGGCAGGCGTTCGAGTACTACGAGTTCATCACCGCCGAGTCGTTCACGCTCTCGGATGGCGTCTTCGCGAGTGCCTTCTACGGGCTCACTGGCCTCCACGGTCTGCACGTCGCTCTCGGGGTGGTGATGCTCGCAGTCCTGTTTTCCAGGGCGCTTCGCGGTGGCTACGTCGATGGCGGCGACACCTCGGTCCGGACGGTCTCGCTGTACTGGCACTTCGTCGACGGCGTCTGGCTGTTCCTCGTCGCGGTGTTGTACGTCGGCGCGGTCGTCGGGTGA
- a CDS encoding CGCGG family putative rSAM-modified RiPP protein → MSQRNRDPDDRRFERHDTSWSAKLEEPRHAADPGRLVSEAIAAVEATADGVHVNLVTHGDHGHPESYLYAELDATFGDAVEWEFVDRCGCGGYVTRVHV, encoded by the coding sequence ATGTCACAGCGTAACCGCGACCCTGATGACCGACGCTTCGAGCGTCACGATACCTCGTGGTCCGCGAAGTTGGAGGAGCCACGGCACGCCGCCGACCCCGGCCGCCTCGTCAGCGAGGCTATCGCCGCCGTCGAAGCGACCGCCGATGGCGTCCACGTCAACCTCGTCACCCACGGCGACCACGGCCATCCCGAGTCGTACCTCTACGCGGAACTGGACGCCACCTTCGGCGACGCTGTCGAGTGGGAGTTCGTCGACCGCTGTGGCTGTGGCGGGTACGTGACGCGAGTGCACGTCTGA
- the nirK gene encoding copper-containing nitrite reductase, producing the protein MPTTRRTTLKAIGAGTGGAALAGCSGRAPTDSETETASKRTEKASGKPTANRVAADPTDIPDPIDRDEPKTVEVELTAKEVRAEIEDGVVYDYMTFDGQIPGPMIRVRQGDTVKFNLKNASSNAMPHNVDFHAVYGTAGGAIATNAAPGKENAMEFQARYPGAYIYHCAVPNLDYHIASGMFGMILVEPKEGLPEVDREFYFGQHEVYTDKPAGEKGRHSFDMEAMKAEDPTYVLLNGQKFAITPDNFGAVTAETGETARVFMVTGGPNLNSNFHPIGNVWTEAYRDGGLAGRAEQYLQTVNVPPGSCMVGTLDFPVPEHVKLVDHALSRVARKGMMGVIEVQGEERPEVFDPSPDTPASEDEEGPMY; encoded by the coding sequence ATGCCAACGACTCGACGCACGACGCTGAAAGCCATCGGTGCCGGAACCGGCGGCGCGGCGCTCGCCGGCTGCTCGGGACGGGCACCGACGGACAGCGAGACGGAGACCGCGAGCAAACGAACCGAGAAAGCCAGCGGCAAGCCGACGGCGAATCGCGTCGCCGCCGACCCGACGGACATCCCCGATCCGATCGACCGCGACGAACCGAAGACGGTCGAGGTGGAACTCACGGCCAAGGAGGTCCGCGCGGAGATCGAAGACGGCGTCGTGTACGACTACATGACGTTCGACGGGCAGATTCCCGGTCCGATGATCCGCGTCCGGCAGGGTGACACGGTGAAGTTCAACCTGAAGAACGCCTCGTCGAACGCGATGCCGCACAACGTGGACTTCCACGCCGTGTACGGCACTGCCGGCGGCGCGATTGCGACGAACGCCGCCCCCGGCAAGGAGAACGCGATGGAGTTCCAGGCGCGGTACCCCGGCGCGTACATCTACCACTGTGCGGTCCCGAACCTCGACTACCACATCGCGTCGGGGATGTTCGGAATGATCCTCGTCGAACCGAAGGAGGGACTCCCCGAAGTCGACCGGGAGTTCTACTTCGGCCAACACGAGGTGTACACCGACAAGCCCGCCGGCGAGAAGGGCCGCCACAGTTTCGATATGGAGGCGATGAAGGCCGAGGACCCGACCTACGTCCTCCTCAACGGCCAGAAGTTCGCCATCACGCCCGACAACTTCGGCGCGGTGACTGCCGAGACCGGCGAGACTGCGCGGGTGTTTATGGTGACGGGCGGGCCGAACCTCAACAGCAACTTCCACCCCATCGGTAACGTCTGGACGGAGGCGTACCGCGACGGCGGCCTCGCAGGTCGCGCCGAGCAGTACCTCCAGACCGTGAACGTCCCGCCGGGCAGTTGTATGGTCGGCACCCTCGACTTCCCGGTGCCCGAACACGTCAAACTCGTCGACCACGCCCTCTCGCGGGTCGCCCGGAAGGGGATGATGGGCGTCATCGAAGTGCAAGGCGAGGAGCGACCCGAGGTGTTCGACCCGTCGCCCGACACGCCGGCGTCGGAGGATGAAGAAGGGCCGATGTACTGA
- a CDS encoding methyl-accepting chemotaxis protein, giving the protein MATGASDGWFARSDAGAVRQRIARYIKYTPSGDTLSADRWRSRHRNVLILLAAHLPFLFLLGTFDGNLVGATFESEPLLHVAAEVGILGAFVLLAMVPRFSRRTRAAIASAGLMTTGAILAHFSGGFIEAHFHFFVMVGVIATYEDWLPFGISILYVALEHGLFSIIDPSGVYNHPAAIANPWAWALIHAVFVLGLAGAIMSNWFSIERAREETRQQLANVKKSEEAQAEAEEAKAEAQRQQEEVEQLNDDLLDSADDLAGAMHRVAQGDLTATPPKHTDIEAVDEISSAFEEMTGELSDTIVDIRAFAATVERTTASAHDDVEQLEATQRELVADIREFANELRAQAQELEATTGELSTLSATIEEIAANADEVSREAGLAAESAESGTERAADAIEAVEQIETTVATLADIVDSLAGRMDTVSESTDLIEEIAEETNMLALNANIEAARTGSDGDGFAVVADEVKTLAEDTREHSASIETAIEQTIADVDRVQQEMEQTKADIRTGEETMTAASDAFDELAGTVEDVDVSINEVANATDDGARTTEEVVDAIQRVADRSRTVADHSESLADRTEEGAETVSTIREQLGELTEQTATLQRQLESFECDSSTEQTAD; this is encoded by the coding sequence ATGGCAACGGGGGCTTCGGACGGGTGGTTCGCCCGCTCTGACGCGGGAGCAGTCAGGCAGCGCATCGCACGATACATCAAGTACACACCGTCGGGAGACACGCTCTCGGCGGACCGATGGCGGTCGCGCCATCGCAACGTCCTGATCTTACTCGCGGCGCATCTGCCGTTCCTATTTCTGCTCGGAACGTTCGACGGGAACCTGGTGGGGGCAACGTTCGAGTCTGAACCCCTGCTGCACGTCGCAGCGGAAGTCGGCATCCTCGGGGCGTTCGTCCTCTTGGCGATGGTGCCGCGATTCAGCAGGCGCACACGGGCGGCTATCGCCTCGGCGGGACTGATGACCACCGGCGCGATTCTCGCACACTTCTCGGGCGGGTTCATCGAGGCGCACTTCCACTTCTTCGTGATGGTGGGCGTCATCGCCACCTACGAGGACTGGCTGCCGTTCGGCATCAGCATCCTCTACGTCGCGCTCGAACACGGCCTGTTCAGCATCATCGACCCCAGCGGCGTGTACAACCACCCTGCGGCAATCGCGAACCCGTGGGCGTGGGCGCTCATTCACGCGGTGTTCGTCCTCGGCCTCGCCGGGGCGATTATGTCCAACTGGTTCTCCATCGAGCGTGCCCGCGAGGAGACGCGGCAGCAACTCGCGAACGTCAAAAAGAGCGAGGAGGCACAGGCGGAGGCCGAGGAAGCGAAAGCGGAGGCACAGCGCCAACAGGAGGAGGTCGAACAACTGAACGACGACCTACTCGACAGCGCCGACGACCTCGCGGGCGCGATGCACCGCGTCGCACAGGGTGACCTCACCGCGACGCCCCCGAAACACACGGACATCGAGGCGGTCGACGAGATATCCTCGGCGTTTGAGGAGATGACCGGCGAACTGTCCGACACCATCGTCGACATCCGCGCGTTCGCGGCGACCGTCGAGCGAACGACCGCCTCGGCACACGACGACGTCGAGCAACTGGAGGCGACCCAACGCGAACTCGTCGCCGACATCCGCGAGTTCGCCAACGAACTCCGCGCACAGGCGCAGGAACTGGAGGCCACGACCGGCGAACTCAGCACGCTCTCGGCGACGATCGAAGAGATCGCCGCCAACGCCGACGAGGTCTCTCGCGAGGCCGGACTCGCGGCGGAGTCGGCCGAATCGGGGACGGAGCGAGCGGCGGACGCGATCGAGGCGGTCGAACAGATCGAGACGACGGTCGCCACGCTCGCCGACATCGTCGACTCGCTGGCCGGACGAATGGACACCGTCTCCGAGAGCACCGACCTCATCGAGGAGATCGCCGAGGAGACGAACATGCTGGCGCTCAACGCCAACATCGAGGCGGCCCGAACCGGGTCAGACGGCGACGGGTTCGCCGTCGTCGCCGACGAGGTGAAGACGCTCGCGGAGGACACCCGCGAACACTCGGCGTCCATCGAGACGGCCATCGAACAGACTATCGCCGACGTCGACCGCGTCCAACAGGAGATGGAACAGACGAAAGCCGACATTCGGACGGGCGAGGAGACGATGACCGCCGCCAGCGACGCGTTCGACGAACTCGCGGGGACCGTAGAGGACGTCGACGTGTCGATCAACGAGGTCGCGAACGCGACCGACGACGGCGCACGGACGACCGAGGAGGTCGTCGACGCCATTCAGCGCGTTGCCGACCGCTCCCGGACGGTCGCCGACCACAGCGAGTCGTTGGCCGACCGCACCGAGGAGGGCGCCGAGACGGTGTCGACGATCCGCGAGCAACTCGGCGAGTTGACCGAGCAGACGGCGACGCTCCAACGGCAACTCGAGAGTTTCGAGTGCGACTCCTCCACGGAGCAGACGGCCGACTAG